GACGATTTCCAACGGAGCGAGAAGCGTGACCTCTTCGAGCGTGGATGGCCCTTTGGGCTTCCACGCCTTCGGGACGCGCCCCGCCTCCAACTCCGCCAGATGGGCTTTGTCACTGTTACAGATGAGGAAGTTCTCGCTGAAGCCTTCGACTCTCACCCGCGAGATTTCCTTCTTTTCGATGAGCCGTTCGATGTGTTCCTTCGCATCCTGAGCAGGCACTTTACGATGAATATACTCACCGAACGCGGTCTTCCAGGAAGGCTCGCGCGCCATGCCGTAAAAAGCGATGATTTTTTTGCCTAGAAAGTCCTCGGCTTCCGCCTTGGGCGCGGCATAATCATATTCACTCGGCAGGACTCGCTCGCGCAGGTCGTAGATGCGGTCGAAGCCCTTGCGGTTCGAGATCATCACCTCGCCGATCAGCCAGAGATAGAACAAAGTGACCGAGGTTTCCTTGCGCCCGCGGTAACTCCATACTCTCACAGCGTCGCCTTCGATGTCGCGGTTCCCCAACGGACCTTTCTCGCGCAGTTCGTCCAACACGAATTTAATGACTTCCTTCGGCGGATGGGTGAAGGATTCGTAACGCAATCCTCTCTCTTCGCGATGCTTCATATGCAATCGCCAATACGGGAACTCATGCATCGGGTACATCATCAGCCAACCGCCGTAATCGAAGGCTTTGCGTTTGTCGTATGCCATCTTGTAGAGCAGTTCGGGTTTGTAGTCGAGGACGCGCCCATACATGGCGATGTCCTGGCTGCGGGCGACCATGACGAGCGGATCAAGTTGCAGCGCCTGCATTTGTTTCAAGGCGGATTCGGCGCCGGTCAAACCACGGAAGCGGCGGCCAGGCCAAAGTCCCTGCGAGCCGAGCAGGAAGCGTCGATAGGCTTGTTTGGAGATTGTATCCATGCTGAAGGTTTACGTTAGAGGCTTGCGCTGAGCGTTGTCGAAGCGTTGAAGTTGAGATTAAAAAAACCGAGGCATTGCGCCTCGGTCCATCGGTCACGGCGGCAAATCAATCGTCAGCCAATGAAGCGATCGCGCGCAGAAGACCGAAGATCAGCACGCCAAGTTTCAACCCCTCGCCTGTGGTGATGGCGGTTTCGCGCTCGCTCCTTGCGGCGCGGCGATTGAGAAGCATGGCGGCGATCAGACCCGTGACTGCGCCGATGACCGCGCCGCCGAGAAGTACCCTGCTTCTATTCATGGTGTCATCCTTTCAAAAAAGGTTTTTGCTGTTTGAAGCCATCCGTTCAGGACGAGGATGGGTTTGACCGCCATATCCGCCCCGCGGATGATGTACCCGCGCGCGATGAAGATGTAATCCTGCCCAAGACCCGTGTAATATGGAACCGCCTTGAGGAAACGCGCCATAAGATAGATCAGTCCGATGAGAATAGCAAGCACGACCAGCCCGCCGAGGAGCATCGGGATGATGACCCAGATGGTCGAGATCGCCGCCCAGCGGCCCACGTCGCCGCCCTGTTGAAAAGTGGCAATGCTGATCCATACGACCATGCCGATCAATGCCAAGGCGCTGAGCGCGACAGGCAGGATGATCTTCCACATCACCTGCCTGCGGTGTTTGAGGTAGGAGTAATGCGCGGGCGGGGTCTTGAGTCGTTCAGCGAGTTTGGGGAGTTGGGAAGCCATCGAACGTATTTTACCAAAATAAAAGACCCTAAAGGTTTTGAAAACCCTTAGGGTCTAATTTCGTTTCCTATCTTCGATTCCGCAAAAACGTCGGAACGTCGAGATCGTCGTTATTGATGCTCGGCGCAGGCTGGGACTTTACGTCTGCAGATGAGCGGGTTTCCGTATTGGCGGTCACCGATTCAACCGGGCGCGGAGTGAAGGGGGTGTTTGCTGCTGAAAGAGGCTTCTCAGTGGTGCGCGGCAGTCGTTCGAGCACGCGGCGTGTGACTCCGCTTCGTTCGAAGCCCGTGGCAATCACGGTACAGCGAATCTCATCGCCCAGGTTCGGGTCGATGACCGCGCCGAAGATCATGTTGACATCCGGATGAGCCGTCTCGCGGATGATGGCAGCGGCTTGGTTTACCTCGAAGAGGGTCATGTTCGGTCCGCCAGTGACGTTAAAGAGCACACCGCGCGCGCCGTCAATTGTAATGTCGAGCAACTGACTGGAGATGGCCTGCTCGGCGGCGGTCTTTGCGCGGTCATCGCCGGAGCCGCGGCCGACAGCCATAAGAGCCGCGCCGCCTTCGGACATGATGGCGCGCACATCGGCAAAGTCGAGGTTGATCAAGCCGGGGATGGTGATCAATTCGGAGATGCCCTGAATGCCCTGGTGCAATACTTCATCCGCCATGCGGAAGGAATCTTGCAGCGACGATTTTTTATCCGCCAGTTGGAGCAATCGGTCGTTGGGAATCGAGATGAGCGTATGCGCGTGTTCCTTCATCTTCGCCACGCCCGCCTCGGCAGACTGCGAGCGCTTGCC
This portion of the Anaerolineales bacterium genome encodes:
- a CDS encoding winged helix-turn-helix domain-containing protein; the protein is MDTISKQAYRRFLLGSQGLWPGRRFRGLTGAESALKQMQALQLDPLVMVARSQDIAMYGRVLDYKPELLYKMAYDKRKAFDYGGWLMMYPMHEFPYWRLHMKHREERGLRYESFTHPPKEVIKFVLDELREKGPLGNRDIEGDAVRVWSYRGRKETSVTLFYLWLIGEVMISNRKGFDRIYDLRERVLPSEYDYAAPKAEAEDFLGKKIIAFYGMAREPSWKTAFGEYIHRKVPAQDAKEHIERLIEKKEISRVRVEGFSENFLICNSDKAHLAELEAGRVPKAWKPKGPSTLEEVTLLAPLEIVSARGRAKKVFDFDYVWEVYKPLHQRKWGYYTLPILYGDDLVARLDPKLDRATNTLHILGFWLEDDAPKDSAFADALAEGLKRFADMIGAEKIDLGGVKRATLRMDLKTRLKRLGF
- the ftsZ gene encoding cell division protein FtsZ; the encoded protein is MDSNKRSLQTETFARIKVVGVGGGGQNAVNRMMEEGIQGVEFIAANTDAQALTLSRAPMRVRLGDKITRGLGAGGDPEIGRKAAEESSDELYNVLKGADMVFVTAGMGGGTGTGAAPVVSQIAKECGALTIGVVTRPFTFEGGKRSQSAEAGVAKMKEHAHTLISIPNDRLLQLADKKSSLQDSFRMADEVLHQGIQGISELITIPGLINLDFADVRAIMSEGGAALMAVGRGSGDDRAKTAAEQAISSQLLDITIDGARGVLFNVTGGPNMTLFEVNQAAAIIRETAHPDVNMIFGAVIDPNLGDEIRCTVIATGFERSGVTRRVLERLPRTTEKPLSAANTPFTPRPVESVTANTETRSSADVKSQPAPSINNDDLDVPTFLRNRR